One Castanea sativa cultivar Marrone di Chiusa Pesio chromosome 4, ASM4071231v1 DNA window includes the following coding sequences:
- the LOC142632379 gene encoding uncharacterized protein LOC142632379, whose translation MTTEGSFIQPAIPRFDGHYDHWSMLMENFLRSKEFWELVEPGYIEPAIDRTVLDTILKKDTAKDIWDSMKKKFEGNARVKRSRLQALCKEFETHKMRFSEKVTKYFSRVMTVANKMRTYGEDMQDVKVVEKILRSLTKKFNYVICSIEESKDIDALTVDELQSSLIVHEQKFQRQNGEEQALKVASKEKFQRRNSEEQVVKVTFEGGRGRGRGTYRGRGRGRGRADFNKATVERYRCHQLGHFRYECPSWNKEANHAELDEEEEMLLMSHVELYKARREDAWFLDSGCSNHMSGDQTMFNELDEKFRHSVKLGNNTKMDVMGKGSVKLLLNGVNHVVAKVYYIPELRNNLLSIG comes from the exons ATGACTACGGAAGGGAGCTTCATACAGCCAGCCATTCCTCGCTTTGATGGTCACTATGATCATTGGAGCATGCTGATGGAAAATTTCCTACGATCTAAGGAATTTTGGGAGCTGGTGGAGCCTGGCTATATTGAGCCA GCAATTGATCGAACTGTTCTCGACACCATTCTCAAGAAGGATACTGCCAAAGATATATGGGATTCCATGAAGAAAAAATTCGAAGGAAATGCAAGGGTCAAGAGGTCTCGTCTTCAAGCTCTCTGCAAAGAATTTGAAACTCATAAGATGAGGTTCAGTGAAAAAGTGACAAAGTACTTCTCTAGGGTCATGACAGTGGCCAACAAGATGCGAACTTATGGAGAAGATATGCAGGATGTTAAAGTGGTGGAGAAAATTCTACGCTCTTTAACTAAGAAGTTCAACTATGTTATATGTTCTATTGAGGAGTCAAAGGACATTGATGCTCTTACTGTTGATGAGTTACAAAGCTCATTAATAGTGCATGAACAGAAGTTTCAGAGACAAAATGGTGAGGAACAGGCTTTGAAAGTAGCATCTAAAGAAAAATTTCAGAGACGAAATAGTGAGGAACAAGTTGTGAAAGTGACATTTGAAGGAGGAAGAGGTCGTGGTCGTGGTACCTacagaggaagaggaagaggaagaggtcGAGCAGACTTCAACAAGGCAACTGTGGAGCGTTACCGATGCCATCAACTTGGACATTTTCGGTATGAATGTCCTTCTTGGAACAAAGAAGCAAATCATGCAGAGcttgatgaggaagaagaaatgCTTTTGATGTCTCATGTGGAGTTGTATAAGGCCAGAAGAGAAGATGCATGGTTCCTTGATTCAGGGTGTTCTAATCATATGAGTGGCGATCAAACTATGTTCAATGAACTCGATGAAAAATTTCGACATTCGGTAAAATTGGGGAACAATACTAAGATGGATGTGATGGGAAAGGGAAGTGTGAAGTTGTTGCTGAATGGAGTCAATCATGTTGTTGCTAAGGTATACTATATTCCAGAGTTGAGAAATAATCTCTTGAGCATAGGATAG